The segment GCTGCTGCACGCCCTCGGCATTCAATCGTGCAGCGCGGCGGACTTGGTCGGTTGAATCCCGCCGGCGTTGATTTCAGCCACGTGTGGCCACCGTCAGCACGGCGTCGGTCGCAATCCCCTTGAAGGTGCAGTAACGCTCCAGCCCGGCGGCCCCCAGCGCGCATGCCAACTCCAGTACCAGCGCGTCGTCGCAGGTGCCGGCGCCGGCGATGAAATCCGGGATGGCATCGATCGGCTCCAGCCAATAATAGAGCGCCGCCGCCAACAAACTCACGGTGTGATACGGGATCTGCGGGCACACGCGCTTGGCGTGATCACGCAACAGCTGCAAGGCCACCTCGAGTTGGCGGTGAAAGCGGGCATGGCGCTTG is part of the Deltaproteobacteria bacterium genome and harbors:
- a CDS encoding DUF1232 domain-containing protein; this encodes MPDSPAHPKRVRSAKSPAQLLPAIEVEAYLLEQAARIAPADVDSLLARAREVRDKAAGDGKRHARFHRQLEVALQLLRDHAKRVCPQIPYHTVSLLAAALYYWLEPIDAIPDFIAGAGTCDDALVLELACALGAAGLERYCTFKGIATDAVLTVATRG